agaggtgtggacGGCAGGTCCGCGTGCGAGCAAGAGCGCGTCGGTGCGTCCTCAGTCCATGAAGTGGCtcccagggggtgggtggctggtgtcaggggtggtggcgagggcccttagcaggggtagcaggctcttctggcgccgaagcagcccaggcctccgAAGCCGTAGCCGTAGCCGAAGCCgccggagatgggcactccctgggcgctgagagcgctgcccacggcagccgatgtggaggatccgacggcggtgttctgggggaaggaggtgaggatgggtcctggcagggtgaccagcacggtggaaggctggatgacgacgcgggagtcctcgcactgcctgacgcagggctcgttgcagctgttagccAGCGGGGTGGGTCCGCAGGGGTTGCAGAGGTTGTTGCAGGCCATGTCTGTGGTGCGGGGggtccctggaagagagggtgttgaggaagcggaggggcgtgggggtgcgaggagcggtgctgcaggagggcaggggagcgtggaggcgtgttgtgtggcggtggggagcgtggcggtggggaggctttgtggctggtgaaggtgtgggcagagggtggtgggagagaggggccaggtggggcaggagaaaggaggagaagggggttggggctcaccttgttgacgttggaggagaaggggtgaggagaagtgtgtgagggagagaggcgctggtgcgtcttttatgctggtccgggaggggcgggccaggctttgcgcatgagagccttttgcagcgagcagcttttgcgtgccacagcctggggagtaatgaggtggggcgtgtctttgttgccgcagttctgcaatttcatgttctcgTCTTGAGGACGTGTCCACTTGgtcttggctgcattttttaaggGAGAGTTTGTGTTTGGGAGGCTTTTCTTGGAAGGTGCGTGTCAGGGTTTTTGGCAGACGCATCCAAAGCGTAGGAGAGGTAGGGTGTCATCAGTGAGGTCATGCCATGGCACTcgtgtggtgtggtttgtgggtgcGTGGTGAAGAGGGGCCTCATTTCctcacagccctggcagagtGGTGCGCGctctggaggtgtgtggggcgtgaggggTTGCCCCTTCCCTTGCGTTGGGTCTCTGTCTTGCAAGAGCAGGACATTGTCTTGGCAGGCCTGCTTAAGAGCTCGCCAGCCCTGTGGCGTTGGGAACGCTTGCGCGCTCCCCAAAGGCTTGTGTTGGCTCCTCCGTAGTACTCCCCTTAGCTGGGGTGTTCAGGTTTGCAGCCTGGGCTCTGACGTGACGCAGTGCTTGGTCTCTTGTGTGGCACATCCAAAGAAGAGCCGGTGAAGGGTCTAGATAGCGAGACTTCTGAGGAGCGTTTGAGGGAAGTGTGGGTGtttgataggacaagaggaaagggcctcaagttgcagcaggggaggttcagattggatgttaggaaaaagtgtgtgagcaaaagggttatcaagcactggaacaggctgcccagggaagtggttgattCACAATCGCGGGAGGTATCAGAAAGACATGGAaacgtggtgcttagggccatggtttagtggtggacttggacATGCTAGGTTAACAGTCAGACTTGCtaatgttaaaggtcttttccaacccaaatgactcTCTGATTGTTTATGGggcaccctgcaagggcaggtgagtttctggagagccTGTGAGTGTGGCGAGAGGCATAGGGTGAGTGGGAGCATCTGGCAGAGGAGGTGCTGAGCCGGGGCCTTTGGGGTCTTTCTTTGCGGTGAGTGCTGAGGGTTGAGGGTGCTTCTCTGCACAGTGTTTGACGGGAGAAGGAGGATTTGGAGATTGGCGAGGGGAGCTGGAGGCGAGCatgcagcacgtggctgcagaACTGAGAGCCTGGTAGTGGTGGATGGATGCGGAAGGGTTGATGAATGGCAAGGCGTGCCCCAGTTGAGCCGAGGTGagcgtttgcaggctgtt
This sequence is a window from Pelecanus crispus isolate bPelCri1 chromosome 2, bPelCri1.pri, whole genome shotgun sequence. Protein-coding genes within it:
- the LOC142592984 gene encoding feather keratin-like yields the protein MACNNLCNPCGPTPLANSCNEPCVRQCEDSRVVIQPSTVLVTLPGPILTSFPQNTAVGSSTSAAVGSALSAQGVPISGGFGYGYGFGGLGCFGARRACYPC